One genomic segment of Musa acuminata AAA Group cultivar baxijiao unplaced genomic scaffold, Cavendish_Baxijiao_AAA HiC_scaffold_1144, whole genome shotgun sequence includes these proteins:
- the LOC135671635 gene encoding protein DETOXIFICATION 44, chloroplastic-like, whose product MAIASFHPPIRILSPAPSFPRPPSKRLRPLLPRSPTRPKSQQRRVSRRQAKPQPSDTDRSLLTRASGLLNRIRGDEISLEILSIALPAVLALAADPLASIVDTAFVGHLGSVELAAVGVSVSIFNLVSKLFNVPLLNVTTSFVAEQQALECSPESNDHAIEAGGKVPTGRYLQQEPINYADGESRKFLPAVSTSLAFAAVVGIAESMALIFGLGLLMDFMGISVDSPMRLPAEQFLTLRAYGAPAIVLALAAQGTFRGFMDTKTPLYAIGAGSLLNAILDPILIFLFGLGVGGAAISTVISEYMIAGILLWKLNEKIILSPNINGEGMSLYLKSVGLLVGRTIAVLITMTISTSMAAREGPVAMAGHQICLQVWLAVSLLNDALALAGQALLASEYTRKNYVQARLVIYRVIQIGAATGIALGVLLFFGFEPFSTLFTTDFAVLQIAQSGILFVTVSQPINALAFVIDGLYYGVSDFSYAAYSMILVGVISSLFLLIAAPVFGLAGVWAGLVFFMSLRAVAGIWRLQTKGGPWKILLSDMEIGTTKEC is encoded by the exons ATGGCGATCGCCTCCTTCCACCCGCCGATCCGAATCCTCTCGCCGGCTCCCTCGTTCCCTCGGCCTCCGTCGAAGAGGCTTCGGCCTCTACTCCCCCGTTCCCCAACCCGCCCAAAATCCCAACAGCGGCGGGTATCCCGGAGGCAAGCCAAGCCCCAGCCCTCCGACACCGACCGGTCCCTACTCACCCGGGCCTCGGGCCTCCTCAATCGAATTAG AGGCGATGAGATCAGCTTAGAGATACTGAGCATTGCCCTGCCGGCTGTCTTGGCCCTTGCTGCGGACCCCCTCGCTTCGATTGTGGACACCGCCTTCGTGGGACACTTGG GTTCTGTTGAGCTAGCAGCAGTTGGTGTCTCGGTCTCAATATTCAATCTGGTTTCGAAGCTGTTCAATGTTCCTTTGCTCAATGTGACTACATCCTTTGTTGCTGAACAACAGGCACTAGAGTGTAGTCCTGAGAGCAATGATCATGCGATTGAAGCAG GGGGCAAAGTTCCCACTGGAAGATATTTGCAACAAGAGCCGATCAATTATGCTGATGGAGAAAGCAGGAAGTTTCTTCCAGCAGTATCAACATCTCTGGCTTTTGCTGCTGTAGTTGGGATTGCGGAATCAATGGCTTTGATCTTTGGCTTGGGACTGCTAATGGATTTCATGGGTATATCTGTT GATTCACCTATGCGCTTACCAGCTGAGCAATTTCTTACTCTACGTGCATATGGTGCTCCAGCAATTGTACTAGCACTTGCTGCACAAGGCACATTTCGTGGCTTTATGGATACAAAGACACCGCTATATGCTATCG GTGCTGGAAGCTTACTAAATGCGATATTGGATCCCattttaatatttctatttgGTCTAGGTGTAGGCGGTGCTGCAATATCTACCGTAATTTCTGA GTATATGATTGCTGGTATCCTCCTCTGGAAGCTGAATGAGAAAATAATACTGTCTCCAAATATTAACGGGGAAGGAATGAGTCTATATCTAAAATCTG TTGGCCTCTTGGTTGGTAGAACTATAGCTGTGCTCATTACAATGACAATATCAACTTCCATGGCAGCACGGGAAGGCCCAGTTGCCATGGCAGGTCACCAGATATGCTTACAAGTTTGGTTGGCGGTCTCTTTGCTCAATGATGCCTTGGCACTTGCTGGTCAG GCTTTACTTGCAAGTGAATATACTCGGAAGAACTATGTACAAGCCCGTCTTGTAATATACAGGGTTATACAG ATTGGAGCAGCAACTGGAATTGCATTGGGTGTGTTGTTGTTCTTTGGATTTGAGCCTTTCTCAACTTTATTCACCACTGATTTTGCTGTTCTCCAAATTGCTCAATCTGGCATTCTG TTTGTCACCGTTTCTCAACCGATCAATGCGCTTGCTTTTGTAATCGATGGCCTCTATTATGGTGTCTCCGACTTTTCGTATGCTGCATATTCTATG ATACTCGTGGGGGTAATCTCATCACTGTTCCTACTAATAGCTGCTCCTGTATTTGGACTTGCTGGAGTATGGGCTGGTTTGGTTTTTTTCATGAGTCTGCGAGCAGTTGCTGGGATTTGGAG GTTACAAACCAAAGGTGGACCATGGAAGATACTATTGTCTGATATGGAGATAGGAACCACaaaagaatgttga
- the LOC135671634 gene encoding WRKY transcription factor WRKY24-like isoform X1: MINRSQSLRPATRHEQPLLDLPSDSSSLPLSSCMASSAASSWHADAFAFSTGSFTELLSGAAADAREFSDGVAGDGTDLPEFKFIAPPSLPISPSSSYFAIPAGFSPAALLDSPVLLSSGMFRSPQAFGYQQGIRDGDECLGEFSFQNGTKQASCFHPSSASIPSVPIAPSCSSSFPTGCSSEDLRVLMPFLPDDESFNVVIQDEHQPSWMHQQHYSTTTPTTKSESTAPRDSNSRHPSGSAHHAQAVQTLQRRSDDGYNWRKYGQKQVKGSENPRSYYKCTYPSCPTKKKIERSLDGQITEIVYKGTHNHPKPQFTTRNLACAKATRSLMLESVATPDNSSVSFGDDDLDLGSQVSKSGVDEFEEEEPDAKRWKGKQEGEGAGSRTVREPRVVVQTTSDIDILDDGYRWRKYGQKVVKGNPNPRSYYKCTTVGCSVRKHVERACHDLRAVITTYEGKHNHDVPAARGSGGQGSSSFAMAIRPTATTSSHQNQMLITNSSFSGKSAGSANPSPFNPSNPRNYEFSSGYDSSISTSYTDPQQQGQIQSVFCKAEVKGEGDEIFF, from the exons ATGATCAACCGATCCCAATCTCTTAGACCAGCAACGAGACACGAACAACCTCTCCTCGATCTGCCGTCCGattcctcctcccttcctctttCCTCCTGCATGGCGTCCTCCGCCGCGAGCTCCTGGCACGCCGACGCGTTCGCCTTCTCGACCGGTTCCTTCACTGAGCTGCTCTCCGGAGCCGCGGCCGACGCCCGAGAGTTCTCGGACGGTGTCGCGGGTGATGGAACTGACCTTCCCGAGTTCAAGTTCATCGCTCCGCCGTCACTGCCcatctctccttcctcctcctactTTGCCATTCCGGCGGGGTTCAGCCCAGCTGCGCTCCTCGACTCGCCCGTTCTCCTCTCTTCTGGT ATGTTTCGATCTCCTCAAGCTTTCGGTTATCAGCAAGGCATCAGGGATGGAGACGAGTGCTTGGGTGAATTCTCTTTCCAAAATGGAACCAAGCAAGCATCTTGTTTTCACCCTTCTTCCGCCTCAATTCCATCGGTACCAATTGCTCCTTCctgctcttcttcctttcctacaGGTTGCAGTTCAGAAGACCTTCGTGTCTTGATGCCATTTCTTCCCGATGACGAATCCTTTAATGTGGTCATACAGGACGAACACCAACCATCATGGATGCACCAACAACATTACAGCACCACCACTCCCACTACGAAATCTGAATCCACAGCCCCCAGAGATAGCAACAGCCGCCACCCATCTGGTTCAGCTCACCATGCTCAAGCTGTTCAGACTCTGCAGAGGAGGTCAGATGACGGATACAACTGGAGGAAGTACGGGCAAAAGCAAGTGAAAGGAAGCGAGAACCCGCGCAGCTACTACAAGTGCACGTACCCGAGTTGCCCCACGAAGAAGAAGATCGAGAGATCTTTAGATGGACAGATTACCGAAATCGTATACAAAGGCACGCACAACCATCCCAAGCCTCAGTTCACCACGAGGAACTTAGCTTGCGCGAAAGCAACTCGATCTTTGATGTTGGAGTCGGTTGCCACACCTGACAATTCCTCCGTCTCCTTCGGCGATGATGATCTCGATTTGGGGTCTCAGGTGAGCAAGTCAGGAGTCGATGAATTCGAGGAGGAGGAACCTGATGCTAAGCGATG GAAGGGGAAGCAAGAAGGAGAAGGTGCTGGTAGCAGGACGGTGAGGGAGCCCAGGGTGGTGGTTCAGACCACGAGTGACATTGACATCCTCGACGATGGATATCGCTGGAGGAAGTACGGGCAGAAGGTGGTGAAGGGGAATCCCAATCCAAG GAGCTACTACAAGTGCACCACCGTGGGTTGCTCGGTGAGGAAGCATGTGGAGAGGGCTTGTCATGATCTCAGGGCGGTGATCACCACGTACGAGGGCAAGCACAACCATGATGTCCCCGCGGCCCGTGGAAGTGGTGGACAAGGCAGCAGTAGCTTCGCCATGGCGATAAGACCGACGGCGACGACGAGCAGCCATCAGAATCAGATGCTCATCACCAACTCCAGCTTCAGCGGCAAATCCGCTGGGTCGGCAAACCCGTCTCCTTTCAATCCATCGAACCCAAGAAACTATGAGTTCAGCTCTGGATATGATAGTTCAATAAGCACTTCTTACACGGATCCCCAGCAGCAGGGGCAGATACAGAGCGTGTTCTGCAAAGCAGAGGTAAAGGGAGaaggagatgagatatttttctaG
- the LOC135671634 gene encoding probable WRKY transcription factor 26 isoform X2 — MINRSQSLRPATRHEQPLLDLPSDSSSLPLSSCMASSAASSWHADAFAFSTGSFTELLSGAAADAREFSDGVAGDGTDLPEFKFIAPPSLPISPSSSYFAIPAGFSPAALLDSPVLLSSGMFRSPQAFGYQQGIRDGDECLGEFSFQNGTKQASCFHPSSASIPSDEHQPSWMHQQHYSTTTPTTKSESTAPRDSNSRHPSGSAHHAQAVQTLQRRSDDGYNWRKYGQKQVKGSENPRSYYKCTYPSCPTKKKIERSLDGQITEIVYKGTHNHPKPQFTTRNLACAKATRSLMLESVATPDNSSVSFGDDDLDLGSQVSKSGVDEFEEEEPDAKRWKGKQEGEGAGSRTVREPRVVVQTTSDIDILDDGYRWRKYGQKVVKGNPNPRSYYKCTTVGCSVRKHVERACHDLRAVITTYEGKHNHDVPAARGSGGQGSSSFAMAIRPTATTSSHQNQMLITNSSFSGKSAGSANPSPFNPSNPRNYEFSSGYDSSISTSYTDPQQQGQIQSVFCKAEVKGEGDEIFF, encoded by the exons ATGATCAACCGATCCCAATCTCTTAGACCAGCAACGAGACACGAACAACCTCTCCTCGATCTGCCGTCCGattcctcctcccttcctctttCCTCCTGCATGGCGTCCTCCGCCGCGAGCTCCTGGCACGCCGACGCGTTCGCCTTCTCGACCGGTTCCTTCACTGAGCTGCTCTCCGGAGCCGCGGCCGACGCCCGAGAGTTCTCGGACGGTGTCGCGGGTGATGGAACTGACCTTCCCGAGTTCAAGTTCATCGCTCCGCCGTCACTGCCcatctctccttcctcctcctactTTGCCATTCCGGCGGGGTTCAGCCCAGCTGCGCTCCTCGACTCGCCCGTTCTCCTCTCTTCTGGT ATGTTTCGATCTCCTCAAGCTTTCGGTTATCAGCAAGGCATCAGGGATGGAGACGAGTGCTTGGGTGAATTCTCTTTCCAAAATGGAACCAAGCAAGCATCTTGTTTTCACCCTTCTTCCGCCTCAATTCCATCG GACGAACACCAACCATCATGGATGCACCAACAACATTACAGCACCACCACTCCCACTACGAAATCTGAATCCACAGCCCCCAGAGATAGCAACAGCCGCCACCCATCTGGTTCAGCTCACCATGCTCAAGCTGTTCAGACTCTGCAGAGGAGGTCAGATGACGGATACAACTGGAGGAAGTACGGGCAAAAGCAAGTGAAAGGAAGCGAGAACCCGCGCAGCTACTACAAGTGCACGTACCCGAGTTGCCCCACGAAGAAGAAGATCGAGAGATCTTTAGATGGACAGATTACCGAAATCGTATACAAAGGCACGCACAACCATCCCAAGCCTCAGTTCACCACGAGGAACTTAGCTTGCGCGAAAGCAACTCGATCTTTGATGTTGGAGTCGGTTGCCACACCTGACAATTCCTCCGTCTCCTTCGGCGATGATGATCTCGATTTGGGGTCTCAGGTGAGCAAGTCAGGAGTCGATGAATTCGAGGAGGAGGAACCTGATGCTAAGCGATG GAAGGGGAAGCAAGAAGGAGAAGGTGCTGGTAGCAGGACGGTGAGGGAGCCCAGGGTGGTGGTTCAGACCACGAGTGACATTGACATCCTCGACGATGGATATCGCTGGAGGAAGTACGGGCAGAAGGTGGTGAAGGGGAATCCCAATCCAAG GAGCTACTACAAGTGCACCACCGTGGGTTGCTCGGTGAGGAAGCATGTGGAGAGGGCTTGTCATGATCTCAGGGCGGTGATCACCACGTACGAGGGCAAGCACAACCATGATGTCCCCGCGGCCCGTGGAAGTGGTGGACAAGGCAGCAGTAGCTTCGCCATGGCGATAAGACCGACGGCGACGACGAGCAGCCATCAGAATCAGATGCTCATCACCAACTCCAGCTTCAGCGGCAAATCCGCTGGGTCGGCAAACCCGTCTCCTTTCAATCCATCGAACCCAAGAAACTATGAGTTCAGCTCTGGATATGATAGTTCAATAAGCACTTCTTACACGGATCCCCAGCAGCAGGGGCAGATACAGAGCGTGTTCTGCAAAGCAGAGGTAAAGGGAGaaggagatgagatatttttctaG
- the LOC135671615 gene encoding uncharacterized protein LOC135671615 produces the protein MESNGSRQSTEDTEAAIEKSERSMTTKLSCCIRKKEEQFFDRTRHVRRFLDFLKAQPSKDWFLRFGSVGRSSPFTFVKRIGSQRGGSSPPDCAPVHGCRPLRVPFVRRINWEGLIMYCKNWVKHPMNMALLVWLFFVAVGLFVLFLFMTGLLDHTIPKSSQRKRWTEITNQIVNALFTIMCIYQHPKLFHHLVLLCRWTSTDVAELRKVYSKNGAPRPNEWAHMMLVVLLLHTTCFSQYGLCGLYWGYSSDSRPTWPQILFIVLGIAAPVAAGIYVVYGPLGKKQESETDVESRQMAVAAAPDTDLLKTCNKRVVITKPEWVGGLFDCWDDLTVASLSVFCTLCVFGWNMERLGFGNMYVHIVTFLLLCVAPLLVFSVTAINIDDDIARYMTGITGILLCFCGLLYGGFWRIQMRKRFKLPANPFCCGYPAMTDFMQWLFCWSCSLAQEVRTGNLYDIEEDSFHQKGGEDESSKVHPLPREGGMGPLMESSSLAHSHSNPHTGKSNSKPHSNGTATNCVRINIDEAACGGEKDDSMTPPLQPLVQLRTP, from the coding sequence ATGGAATCGAATGGAAGCCGTCAGAGTACAGAGGACACCGAAGCAGCAATCGAGAAGAGTGAAAGAAGTATGACAACGAAGCTCTCCTGCTGCATCCGAAAAAAGGAAGAACAATTCTTCGATCGGACACGACATGTGAGAAGGTTCCTAGATTTCTTGAAGGCTCAACCGTCCAAAGATTGGTTCCTCAGATTCGGCTCTGTCGGCAGATCATCTCCTTTCACCTTCGTGAAGAGAATCGGAAGCCAAAGAGGCGGCTCTTCGCCACCGGACTGTGCTCCTGTTCATGGCTGCCGACCTCTTCGCGTGCCATTTGTAAGAAGGATCAACTGGGAAGGCCTGATCATGTACTGCAAGAACTGGGTAAAACACCCCATGAACATGGCTCTGCTGGTCTGGCTCTTCTTCGTCGCCGTAGGCctcttcgtcctcttcctcttcatgaCCGGACTCCTGGACCACACCATACCCAAGAGTTCGCAGAGGAAGCGATGGACTGAGATCACCAACCAGATCGTGAACGCGCTCTTCACCATCATGTGCATCTACCAACACCCCAAGCTGTTCCACCACTTGGTGCTCCTATGTAGGTGGACATCGACCGACGTCGCCGAGCTGCGGAAGGTGTACTCCAAGAACGGAGCCCCGCGGCCCAACGAGTGGGCTCACATGATGCTCGTGGTGCTCCTCCTCCACACCACCTGCTTCTCTCAGTATGGTTTGTGCGGACTCTACTGGGGTTACTCGAGCGACAGTCGACCGACATGGCCGCAGATCCTCTTCATCGTCCTTGGAATCGCAGCGCCAGTTGCCGCCGGCATCTACGTCGTTTACGGTCCCTTGGGAAAGAAGCAGGAGTCCGAAACCGACGTAGAATCGCGTCAAATGGCCGTGGCTGCTGCACCGGACACCGATCTGCTGAAGACATGCAACAAAAGGGTGGTGATCACGAAGCCCGAATGGGTCGGCGGACTCTTCGACTGCTGGGACGACCTCACGGTGGCCTCTCTCTCAGTCTTCTGCACGTTGTGCGTGTTTGGGTGGAACATGGAGAGGCTCGGATTCGGCAACATGTACGTGCACATCGTCACGTTCCTGCTCCTCTGCGTTGCGCCTCTACTGGTGTTCAGCGTGACGGCGATCAACATCGACGACGATATTGCCAGATACATGACGGGGATCACCGGCATCCTGCTCTGCTTCTGCGGACTGCTTTATGGAGGCTTTTGGCGGATTCAGATGAGGAAAAGATTCAAGCTTCCGGCGAATCCTTTCTGCTGTGGCTATCCGGCCATGACGGACTTCATGCAGTGGCTGTTTTGCTGGTCGTGCTCGTTGGCGCAGGAGGTGCGCACCGGGAACTTGTACGACATCGAGGAGGACAGCTTCCATCAGAAAGGAGGAGAAGACGAGAGCTCAAAGGTGCACCCTCTGCCGCGAGAAGGTGGAATGGGGCCATTAATGGAATCCAGCTCTTTGGCACACAGCCACTCCAACCCACACACAGGCAAATCAAACAGTAAACCTCATTCTAATGGAACAGCAACGAATTGTGTCAGAATCAACATAGATGAGGCAGCATGTGGAGGTGAGAAAGACGATTCCATGACACCACCACTTCAGCCACTGGTTCAGCTAAGAACACCGTAA